One segment of Rosa chinensis cultivar Old Blush chromosome 6, RchiOBHm-V2, whole genome shotgun sequence DNA contains the following:
- the LOC112171211 gene encoding 3-dehydrosphinganine reductase TSC10A, with protein MADPIFSFLLLLPLALLLLLYFIVRPRPTTVPIKNRHVFITGGSSGIGLALAHRAASEGAKVSILARSFDKLEEAKNYILLSTGIDVTVFAADVRDYEAVSKAVEVAGPIDVLVINQGVFVAQELEKQGLDEIKFMVDVNLMGSFNMIKAALPRMKDRKDHGPGSIALMSSQVGQVGIYGYAAYSASKFGLRGLAEALQQEVIVDDIHVSLIFPPATDTPGLTKETKKRPQLTNIITESSSAMKAEEVAKKALDGIKSASFIVPCNFEGLLLSIATVGLSPQRSFMMAFVEVVAAGIIRIVALGFQWNWYTSIHKWHGQNKSS; from the exons ATGGCGGACCCCATCTtctccttcctcctcctcctccctctggctctcctcctcctcctctacttCATTGTCCGCCCCCGCCCCACCACTGTCCCAATCAAGAACCGCCACGTCTTCATCACCGGTGGTTCTAGCGGCATAGGCCTCGCCCTGGCCCACCGCGCCGCCTCTGAGGGCGCCAAAGTCTCCATCCTTGCGCGCTCTTTCGATAAGCTCGAGGAGGCCAAGAACTACATCCTGCTCTCCACAGGCATCGACGTCACCGTCTTCGCTGCCGACGTACGTGACTACGAAGCAGTTTCGAAGGCTGTCGAGGTGGCGGGTCCGATTGACGTGTTGGTCATCAACCAGGGAGTGTTTGTGGCCCAGGAGTTAGAGAAGCAGGGATTGGATGAGATCAAGTTCATGGTGGACGTCAATTTGATGGGTAGCTTCAACATGATCAAAGCTGCTTTGCCAAGAATGAAAGACAGGAAGGACCATGGACCGGGTTCCATTGCTTTAATGTCATCTCAGGTCGGTCAGGTTGGGATATACGGCTACGCGGCATATTCCGCTAGCAAATTTGGGCTTCGGGGTTTGGCTGAAGCTCTACAACAAGAGGTCATTGTAGACGACATTCATGTTTCGCTGATTTTCCCTCCGGCTACTGACACTCCTGGACTCACTAAAG AAACTAAGAAGAGGCCGCAACTGACCAACATTATCACGGAATCCTCTAGTGCAATGAAAGCTGAGGAAGTTGCGAAGAAAGCTTTGGATGGAATCAAGTCTGCTTCTTTTATTGTGCCTTGCAACTTTGAAGGGCTTTTGTTGTCTATTGCCACTGTTGGGTTGTCACCTCAGAGATCGTTCATGATGGCATTTGTGGAGGTGGTTGCTGCTGGTATAATACGTATTGTTGCTCTAGGATTTCAGTGGAATTGGTATACAAGTATACACAAGTGGCATGGACAAAACAAAA GTAGCTGA